In Sphingopyxis sp. DBS4, one genomic interval encodes:
- a CDS encoding ABC transporter permease, with protein sequence MNGAGGSRTDFQAMRRFDPKRLCALVLKESLQAIRDPSTLLIAFALPVVLLLLFSYAVSLDVRAVRIGVVQESQSASAQSLAAAFAGTRYLDVTFAHDRREVADQVVSGDLRGFVVIPQDFEQRLADRGARPLVQIIADGSQPNTANYVTNYAQGVVQTWRGGLEGETPRAVVTMEPRYWFNAELESRRALVPGAIAIVMTIIGTMLTALVVAREWERGTMEAVLSTPASVAEILIGKLLPYFALGMLATLGATALAVFVFGVPLRGSLAALLLLSATFMVPALGQGLLISSVTRNQFLAAQIALFSGFLPAFMLSGFLYEIDAMPAPIRAITWAIPARYFVSSLKTVFLAGDIWAVFVPNLLAMGAIGVLFFLLAKRATRKNLE encoded by the coding sequence ATGAACGGCGCGGGCGGATCGCGAACGGACTTTCAAGCCATGCGCCGCTTCGATCCGAAGCGCCTTTGCGCGCTGGTGTTAAAGGAAAGCCTGCAGGCGATACGCGATCCGTCCACGCTGCTGATCGCCTTCGCCCTTCCGGTCGTGCTGCTGCTGCTGTTTTCCTATGCGGTGTCGCTCGACGTGCGCGCGGTGCGCATCGGTGTCGTGCAGGAATCGCAGTCTGCTTCGGCGCAATCGCTGGCCGCCGCCTTCGCCGGCACCCGTTATCTGGACGTCACCTTCGCCCATGACCGGCGCGAAGTCGCCGACCAGGTCGTCTCAGGCGATTTGCGCGGATTTGTGGTGATCCCGCAGGATTTCGAGCAGCGCCTTGCCGATCGCGGTGCGCGTCCTCTGGTGCAGATCATCGCCGACGGTTCGCAGCCCAATACCGCCAACTATGTCACCAATTATGCGCAGGGCGTGGTGCAGACCTGGCGGGGCGGGCTTGAGGGCGAGACGCCACGCGCGGTCGTCACGATGGAGCCGCGCTACTGGTTCAACGCCGAACTGGAAAGCCGCCGCGCGCTGGTGCCCGGCGCCATCGCCATCGTCATGACCATCATCGGCACCATGCTGACCGCGCTGGTGGTGGCGCGCGAATGGGAGCGCGGCACGATGGAAGCGGTGCTCTCCACCCCCGCATCGGTCGCGGAGATCCTGATCGGCAAGCTCCTGCCCTATTTTGCGCTCGGCATGCTGGCCACGCTCGGTGCGACCGCGCTGGCGGTCTTCGTGTTCGGCGTGCCGCTGCGCGGATCGCTGGCGGCGCTCCTGCTGCTTTCGGCCACGTTCATGGTGCCGGCGCTGGGCCAGGGGCTGCTGATTTCGTCTGTCACCCGCAACCAGTTCCTGGCCGCGCAGATCGCCTTGTTCTCCGGCTTTCTGCCGGCCTTCATGCTGTCGGGCTTTCTCTATGAGATCGACGCGATGCCCGCGCCGATCCGGGCCATCACCTGGGCGATCCCGGCGCGTTATTTCGTGTCTTCGCTGAAAACCGTCTTTCTGGCCGGAGACATCTGGGCGGTCTTCGTGCCGAACCTGCTGGCGATGGGCGCCATCGGCGTCCTGTTTTTCCTCCTGGCCAAGCGCGCCACGCGCAAGAATCTGGAGTGA
- a CDS encoding ATP-binding cassette domain-containing protein yields the protein MLAASATSSPAREGNGDVAVVIDRLSKHFGSAPALQDLSAQIRYGRLTGLVGPDGAGKTTLMRILTGLLVPTSGHATVAGFDVADDNDAIHVATGYMPQRFGLYEDLSVMENMRLYAQLRGMDADGHADLFAQLLDFTRLAPFTGRLAGKLSGGMKQKLGLACALMARPAVLLLDEPGVGVDPVSRQDLWRMVQALTDEGMAVVWSTAYLDEAERCDNVLLLNEGQLAYDGPPGELAARLTSRSFRLEQVGDQRRAVLAEVLSLDSVGDGVIQGAGVRVVLRADAGTEQISALADRVGAQLKAVPARFEDAFIDLLGGGPGGTSALAEGMPPVELASDVAVSCRDLTKRFGDFTATDMVSFEVRKGEIFGLLGPNGAGKSTTFKMLCGLLKPTSGEAQVVGLDLRRATGAAKGQLGYMAQKFSLYGLLSVRQNLEFSAGVYGLKGAARQARIDEMIDIFGLQPWLSAAPDSLPLGVRQRLALACAVMHRPPVLFLDEPTSGVDPITRREFWTHINGLARKGVTVMVTTHFMDEAEYCDRVAMLYRARLIALDTPDALKRSAISDLRPDPTMEDAFIHLVEAEDRADEARSGVAA from the coding sequence GACCGGGCTGGTCGGGCCGGACGGCGCGGGCAAGACCACCCTGATGCGCATCCTGACAGGACTGCTGGTGCCGACCAGCGGCCACGCCACGGTGGCGGGCTTCGATGTGGCGGACGACAATGACGCCATCCATGTCGCGACAGGCTACATGCCGCAACGCTTCGGGCTCTATGAAGACCTGTCGGTCATGGAGAATATGCGCCTCTATGCGCAATTGCGCGGCATGGATGCCGATGGGCACGCCGACCTGTTTGCCCAATTGCTCGACTTCACGCGCCTTGCCCCTTTTACCGGACGCCTGGCGGGCAAGCTCTCCGGCGGCATGAAGCAGAAGCTGGGCCTCGCCTGCGCGTTGATGGCCCGGCCTGCCGTCCTGCTGCTCGACGAACCGGGCGTCGGCGTCGATCCGGTCAGCCGTCAGGACCTGTGGCGCATGGTGCAGGCGCTGACCGACGAAGGGATGGCCGTGGTCTGGTCGACTGCCTATCTCGACGAAGCCGAACGCTGCGACAATGTGCTGCTGCTCAACGAAGGGCAGCTCGCTTATGACGGACCGCCCGGAGAGCTGGCCGCGCGCCTTACAAGCCGGAGCTTTCGGCTGGAACAGGTCGGCGATCAGCGCAGGGCCGTGCTCGCCGAAGTGCTCAGCCTGGACAGTGTCGGCGACGGGGTGATCCAGGGCGCCGGCGTCCGCGTGGTGCTGCGCGCCGATGCGGGAACCGAGCAAATTAGCGCGCTCGCCGATCGGGTCGGCGCGCAACTGAAAGCGGTGCCTGCCCGCTTCGAGGATGCTTTCATTGATCTTCTGGGCGGCGGTCCGGGCGGCACATCGGCGCTTGCCGAAGGGATGCCGCCGGTCGAACTGGCTTCAGACGTTGCCGTCTCCTGCCGCGATCTGACCAAGCGTTTCGGCGATTTCACCGCCACCGACATGGTGAGCTTCGAGGTCCGCAAGGGCGAGATATTCGGTCTGCTCGGGCCGAACGGCGCCGGCAAATCGACCACCTTCAAGATGCTGTGCGGCCTGCTCAAACCCACCAGCGGCGAAGCGCAGGTGGTGGGGCTGGACCTGCGCCGGGCGACCGGTGCTGCCAAAGGCCAGCTTGGCTATATGGCGCAGAAATTCTCGCTCTATGGCCTGCTGTCCGTGCGGCAGAACCTGGAGTTCTCCGCGGGCGTCTATGGCCTGAAAGGCGCCGCGCGGCAGGCGCGGATCGACGAGATGATCGACATCTTCGGGCTGCAACCCTGGCTGTCGGCGGCGCCGGATTCGCTGCCGCTCGGGGTCAGGCAACGTCTGGCGCTGGCCTGCGCGGTGATGCACCGCCCGCCCGTGCTGTTCCTGGATGAACCGACCTCAGGCGTCGATCCCATCACACGGCGTGAATTCTGGACCCATATCAACGGCCTTGCCCGCAAGGGGGTGACGGTGATGGTCACCACCCATTTCATGGACGAGGCGGAATATTGCGACCGGGTGGCGATGCTCTATCGCGCCCGGCTGATCGCGCTCGACACGCCGGACGCCCTCAAACGCAGCGCGATCAGCGATCTCCGGCCGGACCCGACCATGGAGGACGCCTTCATTCATCTGGTCGAAGCCGAGGACCGCGCTGACGAAGCCCGCAGCGGAGTTGCCGCATGA
- a CDS encoding class I SAM-dependent methyltransferase, with protein MNDADGNSKEPAAHDWAGEAGTRWLAQLDRFESMIEPIGEALLARAAYAAGEKVVDIGCGGGWTTRRIAERTGNTGLALGLDISPELVAAASERARHAGLANIRFEQGDAATAMPEEAPFDRLHSRFGTMFFPDPYAAFANLRRMLRASGRLDIAVWAPIADNPWQRNVMAAIRRHIDLPTPQPREPGPFALGEQDYVTDLLQSAGFCDISFAAWTGEQRVGGPGSDPESASRFVLDGMQVGDLVRASGNDTRVAVHRSLVQLFERNCDDEGVRMGAKAWLVSARA; from the coding sequence ATGAATGACGCTGACGGGAACAGCAAGGAACCGGCCGCGCACGACTGGGCGGGGGAAGCGGGCACACGCTGGCTTGCCCAGCTCGACCGTTTCGAGAGCATGATCGAACCGATCGGCGAAGCGCTGCTGGCGCGAGCAGCCTATGCCGCTGGGGAGAAGGTGGTCGATATCGGCTGCGGCGGCGGCTGGACGACGAGGCGGATCGCCGAAAGGACGGGCAACACAGGATTGGCGCTCGGCCTCGACATATCGCCCGAACTGGTAGCGGCCGCCAGCGAGCGGGCACGGCACGCCGGTCTTGCCAACATCCGCTTCGAACAAGGCGACGCCGCAACGGCCATGCCTGAAGAAGCGCCGTTCGACCGGCTCCACTCCCGCTTCGGCACGATGTTCTTTCCCGATCCCTATGCCGCATTCGCCAATCTGCGCCGAATGCTACGTGCCAGTGGACGGCTCGACATCGCGGTGTGGGCGCCGATCGCCGACAATCCGTGGCAGCGCAATGTCATGGCCGCAATCCGTCGGCATATCGACCTGCCCACGCCGCAGCCGCGCGAGCCTGGTCCGTTCGCGCTGGGCGAGCAGGACTATGTGACCGATCTTCTGCAAAGCGCCGGCTTCTGTGACATATCGTTCGCCGCCTGGACGGGCGAGCAGCGCGTCGGCGGACCCGGCAGCGATCCCGAAAGCGCCTCCCGCTTCGTGCTCGACGGCATGCAGGTCGGCGATCTCGTCCGGGCGAGCGGGAACGACACGCGCGTGGCCGTTCACCGCAGCCTCGTCCAACTGTTCGAGCGCAATTGCGATGATGAAGGTGTTCGCATGGGCGCGAAAGCCTGGCTGGTGAGCGCCCGCGCGTGA
- a CDS encoding efflux transporter outer membrane subunit, which translates to MRIPHRWPHLAAVIVGCTSLTACVVGPDYRAPPSVDTGSGWTRPVAADSAPTGLTRWWRALGNPELERLVDTALAQNLDIRQAAARIDEARALRDRAAGRQLPTVSAGASVNQRRQSENGPLPVGSIPGLDASQTIYDAGFDAAWELDLFGANRRALEGANARLQATEAEAQGVRMRIAAEVARAWFEATGARDELRAQRATVATLHQTLELMRGRAALGDVAGADVDAVHERWAAANALLPGIEARQRGAVLGLGVLLGSPPERELKLLDAAASPLTLPALPVGERADILRRRPDVLAAERRLAASTADIGVATAELFPKLSIAAGGGFQALSTGDWFDASSTRYSILPLISWRLFDGGRVRAEIRAREAVQRQAALGYEQAVLAALGDAERALSDYDAGRDALARRQTALEASRRSFSHAEARFATGDIARIELLAAERLLHEAETACARAHATTAVQLVALYKAIGGGWDLSDTPTPKPVSIGATVGG; encoded by the coding sequence ATACGCATCCCCCATCGGTGGCCGCACCTTGCGGCGGTGATAGTCGGCTGCACCTCGTTGACGGCCTGTGTCGTCGGCCCCGACTATCGCGCGCCACCGTCCGTTGATACCGGCAGCGGCTGGACCCGGCCGGTCGCGGCAGACTCCGCGCCAACCGGCCTTACCCGCTGGTGGAGGGCCCTGGGCAATCCCGAACTGGAGAGGCTGGTCGATACCGCACTGGCGCAAAATCTGGATATCCGTCAAGCCGCCGCGCGGATCGACGAGGCGCGCGCGCTGCGAGACCGCGCCGCTGGCCGGCAACTGCCCACGGTTTCTGCTGGCGCCAGTGTGAACCAGCGTCGGCAAAGCGAGAACGGCCCGCTGCCCGTTGGGTCCATTCCCGGCCTCGACGCGTCTCAGACGATCTACGATGCCGGCTTCGACGCGGCCTGGGAACTTGACCTGTTCGGCGCGAACCGGCGGGCGCTGGAAGGCGCCAACGCCCGCTTGCAGGCGACCGAAGCGGAGGCGCAGGGCGTGCGCATGCGGATCGCGGCCGAGGTCGCACGCGCATGGTTCGAGGCGACCGGCGCCAGAGATGAATTGCGCGCACAGCGGGCGACGGTCGCGACGCTGCACCAGACGCTGGAACTCATGCGCGGTCGCGCGGCGCTCGGCGATGTTGCCGGTGCTGACGTGGACGCAGTCCATGAACGCTGGGCCGCCGCCAACGCCCTGCTGCCGGGCATAGAGGCGCGGCAGCGCGGGGCAGTGCTCGGCCTTGGTGTCCTGCTCGGCTCACCGCCGGAACGTGAACTCAAGCTGCTCGATGCCGCCGCGTCGCCTCTCACGCTGCCGGCGCTGCCCGTGGGGGAACGGGCCGACATCTTGCGTCGCCGTCCCGATGTTCTGGCTGCCGAACGGCGCCTCGCCGCCAGCACCGCCGATATCGGCGTGGCGACCGCCGAACTGTTTCCCAAGCTCTCTATCGCAGCGGGCGGCGGATTTCAGGCGCTTAGCACGGGCGACTGGTTCGACGCCTCCAGCACCCGCTACTCGATCCTGCCGCTAATTTCCTGGCGCTTGTTCGACGGCGGCCGCGTGCGCGCGGAGATACGCGCGCGGGAGGCCGTTCAGCGGCAGGCCGCGCTGGGCTATGAACAGGCCGTCCTGGCCGCATTGGGCGACGCGGAGCGCGCCTTGAGCGACTATGACGCAGGACGCGATGCGCTCGCGCGTCGTCAAACGGCGCTCGAGGCTTCACGCCGGAGTTTCAGCCACGCCGAGGCTCGTTTTGCGACCGGCGATATCGCGCGGATTGAACTGCTTGCGGCCGAGCGCCTCCTGCACGAAGCTGAAACGGCCTGTGCCCGCGCGCATGCCACAACGGCGGTGCAACTGGTGGCGTTGTACAAGGCGATCGGTGGGGGCTGGGACTTGTCCGATACGCCGACTCCCAAACCCGTTTCAATTGGTGCCACAGTGGGAGGATAG
- a CDS encoding TolC family protein, with protein sequence MRSPLFLGVLVALLTPAGALAQRADLPPSEKVAEALDNHPAVAAARARVDAARADRDMLAKGIHEIAVTGSYVRRSVDREGGYDEFDATIARPFRLPGKAALDREAGALGIEVAENRMEDARHQTALLLSGYWNDWLVAGALYRNDLDTVRWLEKELSALRRRVALRDAAALDVDQAMAALAQAQAQVASSLAAREQARVTLAANFPEIPLPTEPPETSVAMVPAQKLAAMRDLVIERSHEIRAAEREAQRLAVVARRVRADRIADPSFGVRLFSERSGMEQGAGVVMSMPLGGGHRRAAADRASAEGNAAQLEHMSVQRTVRAIADADLSSATLRLEAWKNTDLSAQSAASALARTERGYQLGQIDLADLLYARRQAGEARRSEIMARSEAARALLKLEIDSHSLWMVHDEDGG encoded by the coding sequence ATGAGATCGCCGCTTTTCCTGGGGGTGCTTGTCGCATTGCTCACGCCCGCTGGCGCTCTTGCCCAGCGCGCCGATTTGCCGCCGAGCGAAAAGGTTGCCGAAGCGCTGGACAATCATCCGGCTGTGGCGGCCGCGCGGGCGCGAGTGGACGCCGCCCGCGCCGACCGCGACATGCTGGCGAAGGGGATCCATGAGATTGCCGTTACCGGCAGCTATGTTCGCCGTAGCGTGGACAGGGAAGGCGGTTATGACGAGTTCGACGCCACGATCGCCCGACCGTTCCGTCTACCGGGCAAGGCGGCGCTTGACCGTGAGGCCGGCGCCTTGGGCATAGAGGTCGCGGAAAACCGGATGGAGGATGCCCGGCATCAGACGGCTTTGCTGCTGTCGGGCTATTGGAACGACTGGCTGGTCGCCGGCGCGCTCTATCGCAACGACCTCGATACAGTGCGCTGGCTGGAAAAGGAGCTGTCCGCGCTGCGCCGGCGCGTGGCGCTGCGCGATGCGGCGGCGCTCGATGTCGATCAGGCCATGGCGGCGCTGGCCCAGGCCCAGGCGCAGGTGGCGAGTTCGCTCGCTGCGCGCGAACAGGCGCGCGTGACGCTGGCCGCGAATTTTCCAGAAATACCGCTACCCACCGAGCCGCCGGAAACCTCCGTCGCGATGGTGCCGGCCCAGAAACTTGCGGCGATGCGGGATCTGGTGATCGAACGCAGCCATGAAATCCGCGCCGCCGAGCGCGAGGCGCAGCGGCTGGCGGTTGTCGCACGGCGTGTTCGCGCGGACCGGATTGCCGATCCGTCCTTCGGCGTCCGGCTGTTCAGTGAGCGGAGCGGCATGGAGCAGGGCGCGGGGGTGGTCATGTCGATGCCACTGGGCGGCGGCCACAGGCGCGCGGCGGCGGACCGGGCTTCCGCGGAAGGCAATGCCGCGCAGCTTGAGCATATGTCCGTCCAGCGGACCGTGAGGGCCATCGCGGATGCCGATCTGTCCAGCGCCACATTGCGGCTGGAGGCGTGGAAAAACACGGATCTGTCAGCGCAAAGCGCCGCTAGTGCGCTGGCCCGAACCGAACGTGGCTACCAGCTCGGCCAGATCGACCTCGCCGACCTGCTCTATGCCCGCCGTCAGGCGGGTGAAGCGCGCCGGTCCGAGATCATGGCGCGATCGGAAGCGGCCCGCGCCCTGCTCAAGCTGGAGATCGATTCGCATAGCCTGTGGATGGTTCACGATGAGGATGGCGGTTGA
- a CDS encoding ABC transporter permease, with amino-acid sequence MTRHNGYLSFTRLRAQFIKEVLSILRDPRSRMVVFMPPLLQLLVFAFAATLEVRNVDIAVHNQDAGRWSHELIARLDRADFITQVYRVTNGQELGRLIDQGKVIAALDIQPDFSRAIAAGDSGRVQMLIDGRRSNSGQITASYLSAIAAEVGAEANPGTGPATPVAVRNWFNPNLTYRWFIVPGLSGILAFFSALLITSLSIARERELGTFDQLLVSPTSTPEIILSKSLPALVIGTMLGLLMMAAAAGPFRIPFNGSFALLFVSLVLFILSVVGIGLMISAISATQQQAILGAFAIGVPSVLMSGFATPVENMPMLLQWLAQAIPLTHFLIIVEGSFLKAMAPHDIIASLWPLALIALVSLTMATIFVRGRLQ; translated from the coding sequence ATGACGCGGCACAATGGTTATCTCTCCTTCACCCGGCTGCGGGCGCAGTTCATCAAGGAAGTGCTGAGCATCCTGCGCGATCCGCGCAGCCGCATGGTGGTGTTCATGCCGCCGCTGCTGCAACTGCTGGTGTTCGCCTTCGCCGCGACGCTCGAAGTGCGCAACGTCGATATTGCCGTGCACAATCAGGATGCGGGCCGCTGGTCGCATGAACTGATCGCGCGGCTTGATCGGGCCGACTTCATTACGCAGGTCTATCGCGTGACCAACGGTCAGGAGCTGGGACGCCTGATCGACCAGGGCAAGGTGATCGCGGCGCTCGATATCCAGCCGGACTTTTCGCGCGCAATCGCTGCCGGAGACAGCGGCCGCGTTCAGATGCTGATCGACGGCCGGCGCAGCAATTCGGGACAGATCACCGCCAGTTATCTCTCCGCCATCGCCGCCGAAGTCGGCGCGGAGGCCAACCCCGGCACAGGTCCTGCGACGCCGGTGGCGGTGCGCAACTGGTTCAATCCCAATCTGACGTATCGCTGGTTCATCGTGCCCGGCCTCTCCGGCATCCTGGCGTTCTTCAGCGCGCTGCTCATAACCTCGCTGTCGATCGCCCGTGAGCGCGAACTGGGAACGTTCGACCAGTTGCTGGTGTCGCCAACCTCCACGCCGGAAATCATCCTGTCCAAATCCTTGCCGGCGCTGGTCATCGGTACCATGCTCGGACTTCTGATGATGGCGGCCGCCGCGGGACCGTTCCGGATTCCGTTCAACGGGTCGTTCGCGCTGCTGTTTGTCAGCCTGGTCCTGTTCATCCTGTCGGTGGTGGGCATCGGCCTGATGATTTCGGCGATCAGCGCGACCCAGCAGCAGGCCATCCTCGGCGCCTTCGCCATCGGCGTGCCATCCGTCCTCATGTCGGGCTTTGCCACGCCGGTCGAGAACATGCCCATGCTGCTGCAATGGCTGGCGCAGGCAATTCCACTCACCCATTTCCTGATCATCGTCGAAGGCAGCTTTCTGAAAGCCATGGCGCCCCACGACATAATTGCCAGCCTCTGGCCATTGGCGCTGATCGCCCTGGTGTCGCTCACCATGGCCACCATCTTCGTTCGAGGACGCCTGCAATGA
- a CDS encoding DUF3240 family protein: MADILLTVHCASHDADSVTDALRAACDAPIHIAEQAVRGWDFGDASTAERVSGLLRRSALELIVDEDALGTLVDAVTQSKRSLPVRWHAVPVSARGRIA; this comes from the coding sequence ATGGCTGACATCCTGCTGACCGTCCATTGCGCCTCGCATGACGCCGATAGCGTGACCGACGCCCTCCGCGCCGCCTGCGACGCACCGATTCATATCGCGGAGCAGGCGGTGCGCGGCTGGGACTTTGGCGATGCCAGCACGGCGGAACGGGTGTCGGGCCTGTTACGCCGCAGCGCGCTGGAACTGATTGTCGATGAGGACGCCCTTGGGACGCTGGTTGACGCGGTCACGCAATCGAAGCGGTCGCTGCCGGTGCGCTGGCATGCCGTCCCGGTTTCAGCCCGGGGGAGGATCGCATGA